From a single Lolium rigidum isolate FL_2022 chromosome 7, APGP_CSIRO_Lrig_0.1, whole genome shotgun sequence genomic region:
- the LOC124672985 gene encoding WEB family protein At2g38370-like, whose protein sequence is MTGEVLHDMPPAAAVGGGRAEIDTSAPFESVREAVDRFGGSAAWSSHLVRRIFAHHKKEDQRAVGAEDDEQCVSLEEQTAQLEKELGVKERETLDVLKELESAKRVIADLKLKILKKTIEILQPAQPEEKLQPEEGNCCIADTAEHEEEKLSEGNAEADVEMCGSLSEQEKKPADSCCITKVPTAEPEQAKLFAGNAAADVEMCGGLDEHSRQQHPASVLMELERAKSNLNRTTSDLAAIRASIESLRNDILTEKILVERRREKVSSNATLVSSLEEELDQTTQRLQTLKDLQRRRQDPSDIFIEIRRMTSEIEQLRNAANASKAEAMMLAAEIEQTKATIGTAEVRCLAAKKMEEAARAAEALAVAEIKALLSSEASAEDLHGTDGVSLSVEEYFELASKAREADETSRNKVATAMVHVDEANQSKSESLARLEEAKLEVEECKNALQEALKRVDTANRGKFAAEETLRKGRYESGHKRRSLRGSPKFKHAAHRHKDSHCTDIVDVSSNSLKPTLSIGQILSMKLMGPDGYDKSVSDDTSETSNVSLGQILNRRQAILYNSDTSANKNFSGKRKKFAFTGLSVFLAKQAKSKKKRGSD, encoded by the exons ATGACCGGCGAGGTGCTGCACGACATGCCCCCGGCGGCCGCGGTCGGCGGCGGCAGGGCGGAGATCGACACCTCGGCGCCGTTCGAGTCGGTGCGCGAGGCCGTCGACCGCTTCGGGGGCAGCGCCGCCTGGAGCTCCCACCTCGTCCGCCGCATCTTCGCCCACCACAAG AAAGAGGACCAGCGTGCGGTTGGGGCTGAGGACGACGAGCAGTGCGTCAGCCTGGAGGAGCAGACCGCGCAGCTGGAGAAGGAGCTCGGGGTCAAGGAGAGGGAGACGCTTGATGTGCTCAAGGAACTGGAGTCCGCCAAGAGGGTTATCGCGGATTTGAAGCTCAAGATACTCAAGAAAACAATTGAGATACTGCAACCTGCACAACCTGAAGAGAAGCTGCAGCCGGAGGAGGGTAACTGCTGTATCGCTGACACTGCAGAACATGAAGAAGAGAAGCTGTCTGAGGGAAATGCTGAAGCTGATGTGGAGATGTGTGGCAGTCTCAGCGAACAAGAGAAGAAGCCTGCGGACAGCTGCTGTATCACTAAAGTACCCACGGCAGAACCTGAACAAGCGAAGCTGTTTGCCGGAAATGCTGCAGCTGATGTGGAGATGTGTGGCGGTCTCGATGAACACTCACGGCAGCAGCACCCTGCCTCGGTTCTCATGGAGCTTGAGCGGGCAAAATCAAACCTCAACAGAACCACGAGCGATCTGGCTGCCATAAGAGCCTCCATCGAGTCGCTGCGCAACGACATTCTGACGGAGAAGATCTTGGTGGAGAGACGCCGAGAGAAGGTGTCCTCTAATGCCACATTGGTGTCTTCTCTGGAGGAGGAGCTGGACCAGACCACACAGAGGCTGCAGACGCTCAAGGATCTGCAGAGAAGGCGCCAAGACCCCTCGGACATTTTCATCGAGATCAGGAGGATGACGTCAGAGATAGAACAGCTCAGGAATGCAGCAAACGCGTCGAAAGCTGAAGCCATGATGCTAGCTGCCGAAATTGAGCAGACCAAGGCCACCATCGGCACTGCTGAAGTGAGGTGCCTTGCAGCCAAGAAGATGGAAGAAGCAGCAAGAGCAGCTGAAGCTCTTGCGGTTGCCGAGATCAAAGCCCTACTTAGTAGCGAAGCATCGGCTGAAGATCTCCATGGCACAGATGGAGTGAGCCTTTCAGTGGAAGAGTACTTTGAGCTGGCTTCGAAGGCTCGAGAGGCAGATGAGACCTCAAGGAACAAGGTTGCAACTGCCATGGTCCATGTTGACGAAGCCAACCAATCAAAGTCAGAGTCACTTGCAAGGCTGGAGGAGGCCAAACTGGAGGTTGAGGAATGCAAGAATGCACTACAGGAGGCCCTGAAGAGGGTTGATACCGCCAACCGAGGGAAGTTTGCAGCGGAAGAGACCCTTCGCAAAGGGCGATACGAGAGTGGACACAAGAGGCGCTCGCTCCGTGGCTCTCCCAAGTTCAAACATGCAGCACATCGTCATAAAGATTCTCATTGCACGGATATTGTTGATGTTTCAAGCAACTCCCTGAAGCCGACACTGTCGATCGGGCAGATACTGAGTATGAAGCTAATGGGGCCTGATGGGTATGACAAAAGCGTCTCAGACGATACGAGCGAAACTTCCAATGTCTCCCTTGGTCAGATCCTGAACAGGAGGCAGGCGATCTTGTATAACAGTGATACAAGTGCTAACAAGAATTTCTCTGGAAAGAGAAAGAAGTTTGCCTTCACTGGACTTTCAGTTTTCTTGGCAAAACAAGCTAAGAGCAAGAAGAAGAGAGGATCTGATTAA
- the LOC124669627 gene encoding cationic peroxidase 1-like, whose product MAAILVCFSIIATVVFAGSSGASGQELTADYYEESCPLALATIKFVVGAAIVKEPRMGASLVRLHFHDCFVNGCDGSILLDDTDDMIGEKTAKANNMSVRGYDVIDAIKSAVNTACLGNVVSCADILAVAARDSIVALGGSSYDVLLGRRDATTASLDDADDSIPNPFMDLPELVANFKSQGLTLQDLVVLSGAHTLGYSRCVFYRDRIYNETGTLDPSYAASLDARCPPTGEDEPLASLDDTPTTMDTDYYQGLMQGHALLHTDQQLYRGRGGDSDRLVRHYAGNPDKFAEDFGAAMLKLGGLRPLTGEEGEVREDCRVVNQE is encoded by the exons ATGGCAGCGATTCTTGTCTGCTTCTCCATCATAGCCACGGTGGTTTTCGCCGGCTCGTCGGGTGCCTCCGGGCAGGAGCTCACCGCGGACTACTACGAAGAATCGTGCCCTCTGGCGCTGGCGACCATCAAGTTCGTCGTCGGCGCGGCCATCGTGAAGGAGCCCCGGATGGGAGCGTCGCTGGTCCGGCTGcacttccacgactgcttcgtcaAT GGCTGCGACGGTTCCATTCTGCTGGACGACACCGACGACATGATCGGGGAGAAGACGGCCAAGGCCAACAACATGTCGGTGCGAGGGTACGATGTAATCGACGCGATCAAGTCCGCGGTGAACACGGCCTGCTTGGGGAACGTCGTCTCCTGCGCTGACATCCTGGCCGTCGCTGCTCGTGACTCCATCGTTGCA CTCGGAGGAAGCTCGTACGACGTGCTCCTGGGCCGGCGGGACGCGACGACGGCGAGCCTGGACGACGCGGACGACAGCATCCCGAACCCGTTCATGGACCTCCCGGAGCTTGTGGCCAACTTCAAGTCCCAGGGCCTCACCCTGCAGGACCTCGTCGTGCTGTCGGGCGCCCACACGCTGGGCTACTCCCGCTGCGTCTTCTACCGCGACCGCATCTACAACGAGACCGGCACACTGGACCCGTCCTACGCGGCGTCGCTGGACGCGCGGTGCCCTCCCACCGGCGAAGACGAGCCGCTGGCGTCGCTGGACGACACGCCGACGACCATGGACACGGACTACTACCAGGGCCTCATGCAGGGCCACGCGCTGCTGCACACGGACCAGCAGCTGTACCGGGGTCGCGGCGGAGACAGCGACAGGCTGGTGCGGCACTACGCCGGgaacccggacaagttcgccgaggacTTTGGTGCGGCGATGCTGAAGCTGGGCGGCCTGAGACCGCTCACCGGGGAGGAGGGCGAGGTCAGGGAGGATTGCCGGGTCGTGAACCAAGAGTGA